One genomic segment of Hordeum vulgare subsp. vulgare chromosome 2H, MorexV3_pseudomolecules_assembly, whole genome shotgun sequence includes these proteins:
- the LOC123427407 gene encoding cyclin-P4-1-like isoform X1: MGTVEEEDLPATDMPRVVGVLSALLERVTERNDAAAGPRAAASAFRAMTKPGISVRAYMARIARFAGCSPACFVVGYIYLDRLLGRRRALAVDSYCVHRLLITTVLSAVKFMDDICYNNAYFAKVGGISLPEMNYLEVDFLFGVGFDLNVSPETFGHYCAILQSEMLCLELEPEPLLAPTTAYAPGSRMHCCVSEDDGTSATATSNSSTQQQLAA, translated from the exons ATGGGCACTGTCGAGGAGGAGGATCTACCGGCAACGGACATGCCGCGGGTGGTTGGCGTCCTCTCCGCGCTCCTGGAGCGCGTAACGGAGCGCAACGACGCGGCGGCGGGGCCGCGTGCTGCCGCCTCGGCGTTCCGGGCCATGACGAAGCCCGGCATCTCGGTGCGCGCGTACATGGCGCGCATCGCGCGGTTCGCGGGCTGCAGCCCCGCGTGTTTCGTGGTGGGCTACATCTACCTCGATCGCCTCCtgggccgccgccgcgcccttgCCGTGGACTCCTACTGCGTGCACCGCCTCCTCATCACCACCGTGCTCTCCGCCGTCAAGTTCATGGATGACAT ATGCTACAACAACGCCTACTTCGCCAAGGTGGGCGGGATCAGCCTGCCGGAGATGAACTACCTCGAGGTGGACTTCCTCTTCGGCGTCGGTTTCGACCTCAACGTGTCGCCGGAGACGTTCGGCCACTACTGCGCCATCCTCCAGTCCGAGATGCTCTGCCTGGAGCTGGAGCCGGAGCCCCTTCTCGCCCCTACCACCGCCTACGCTCCAGGCAGCAGGATGCATTGCTGCGTCTCTGAAGACGATGGCACTAGCGCCACCGCTACCAGCAACAGCAGTACTCAGCAGCAGCTGGCTGCATAG
- the LOC123427407 gene encoding uncharacterized protein LOC123427407 isoform X2: MGTVEEEDLPATDMPRVVGVLSALLERVTERNDAAAGPRAAASAFRAMTKPGISVRAYMARIARFAGCSPACFVVGYIYLDRLLGRRRALAVDSYCVHRLLITTVLSAVKFMDDIATEDNLLSCGHRRLLWDKMLQQRLLRQGGRDQPAGDELPRGGLPLRRRFRPQRVAGDVRPLLRHPPVRDALPGAGAGAPSRPYHRLRSRQQDALLRL; the protein is encoded by the exons ATGGGCACTGTCGAGGAGGAGGATCTACCGGCAACGGACATGCCGCGGGTGGTTGGCGTCCTCTCCGCGCTCCTGGAGCGCGTAACGGAGCGCAACGACGCGGCGGCGGGGCCGCGTGCTGCCGCCTCGGCGTTCCGGGCCATGACGAAGCCCGGCATCTCGGTGCGCGCGTACATGGCGCGCATCGCGCGGTTCGCGGGCTGCAGCCCCGCGTGTTTCGTGGTGGGCTACATCTACCTCGATCGCCTCCtgggccgccgccgcgcccttgCCGTGGACTCCTACTGCGTGCACCGCCTCCTCATCACCACCGTGCTCTCCGCCGTCAAGTTCATGGATGACAT agCCACTGAAGACAACTTGTTGAGTTGTGGTCATAGAAGGCTCTTATGGGATAAG ATGCTACAACAACGCCTACTTCGCCAAGGTGGGCGGGATCAGCCTGCCGGAGATGAACTACCTCGAGGTGGACTTCCTCTTCGGCGTCGGTTTCGACCTCAACGTGTCGCCGGAGACGTTCGGCCACTACTGCGCCATCCTCCAGTCCGAGATGCTCTGCCTGGAGCTGGAGCCGGAGCCCCTTCTCGCCCCTACCACCGCCTACGCTCCAGGCAGCAGGATGCATTGCTGCGTCTCTGA